From the genome of Argentina anserina chromosome 4, drPotAnse1.1, whole genome shotgun sequence, one region includes:
- the LOC126792077 gene encoding LOW QUALITY PROTEIN: pentatricopeptide repeat-containing protein At5g57250, mitochondrial (The sequence of the model RefSeq protein was modified relative to this genomic sequence to represent the inferred CDS: inserted 3 bases in 3 codons; deleted 2 bases in 2 codons) codes for MDLLPGYVAGSPVTGNETVEIDRLQKQLATKFDMKDLGTLKYFLGSEVARGSEDADWAESITDRRSTSCYFTFVGGNLVTWKSKKQKVVAWSIAKAEYRDMAHGYTLIQGLCINKKDPDKALLVLSNMRRRGMYPSSFTFCSLIYRFSSIWDMSKAIEVVELMKDARINYPFDNFVCSSVISGFCKIGKPEHAFGFFENAVKAGALQPNVVVYTALVGALCRVGRVSEVCDLVYKMXEGLEFDVVLNSSWICGYISEGMLMEVFQKKRLIVDKGIRPDAVSYNILIDGFSKLGDVEKASGLLEKMRQGGLEPSLITYTAIMLGFCKKGKLEEACAILKLVEDLEIEVDEFMYATLINGFCMKGDLDGVFRLLDEMEKKGIHPSIVTFNTVINGLCKFGRTAEAEKISRGVSGDTITYSTLLRGYIEEEDISGMLETQRRLEEAGVYIDVVMCNILIKALFMVGAIEDAYTLYKGMPEXGLTAYSITYCTMIDVYCKIGRIDDGLEIFDDFRVTPLSSVACYNCIINWLCKQGMADMATEVFIELDQKSLTLDEGISKMLSKATCKQTSATRVLNLVHRVRNLRPGMYAVISNGVISFLCKRGFHKSAFEVYAVMRXEGSVATRNIYYLILEGLINDGKEWLTLPLLSIFIKEYGLVEPKVSQILAYHMCLKDANDALWFLEKITGRTTAITLPVSLFKTLMMKGKPLVAYQLFMEAEDSVPILDAFDYALMVDGLCKGGYISEALDLCGVAKTEGITLNIITYNSVMNGLCRQVHLVDAFRLFDSLERINLVPSEITYATLIDALVREGFLLDAKQLFERMMLPLPLARHQISCVHLQVFTVYLSMLFTINLQVGNAGIVDPQVLVEYIQISN; via the exons atggatcttTTGCCAGGATATGTAGCTGGTTCTCCAG ttactggtaatgaaaCTGTTGAGAttgatagattacagaagcaACTAGCCACAAAGTTTGATATGAAGgatctaggtacactcaagtacttcttgggcagtGAGGTAGCCAGGGGGAGTGagg atgcagattgGGCTGAAAGTATCACAGACAGAAGATCGACATCAtgttactttacctttgtgggAGGTAATCTGGTTACATGGAAaagcaagaaacaaaaggtggtggCATGGTCTATTGCGAAAGCTGAGTATAGAGATATGGCTCATG GGTACACTCTCATTCAAGGTCTCTGTATCAACAAGAAAGACCCAGATAAAGCTTTGTTGGTTTTAAGCAAT ATGCGACGTCGAGGC ATGTATCCTTCTTCTTTCACTTTTTGTTCGTTAATTTATAGATTTAGCTCTATATGGGATATGAGCAAGGCAATTGAGGTTGTGGAGTTGATGAAAGATGCTAGAATCAATTACCCATTTGACAATTTTGTTTGTAGTTCTGTGATTTCTGGGTTTTGTAAGATTGGGAAGCCAGAACATGCTTTTGGGTTTTTTGAGAATGCAGTAAAGGCTGGAGCTTTGCAGCCTAATGTTGTGGTGTATACAGCACTTGTTGGTGCTCTTTGTAGAGTAGGAAGAGTTAGTGAGGTTTGTGATTTAGTTTATAAAA GAGAAGGATTGGAGTTTGATGTTGTTTTAAATAGTAGTTGGATTTGTGGTTATATTTCAGAAGGGATGCTAATGGAGGTGTTTCAGAAGAAGAGACTGATTGTAGATAAAGGCATTAGACCGGATGCAGTTAGCTATAATATACTCATAGATGGGTTTTCGAAGCTTGGAGATGTAGAAAAGGCAAGTGGTCTTTTGGAGAAGATGAGGCAAGGTGGGTTAGAACCCAGTTTGATCACTTATACTGCCATCATGTTGGGATTTTGCAAGAAAGGAAAATTGGAGGAAGCATGTGCTATTTTGAAGCTGGTTGAAGATTTGGAAATTGAAGTTGATGAATTTATGTATGCAACTTTAATTAACGGATTTTGCATGAAAGGTGATCTTGATGGTGTTTTCCGTCTGCTAGATGAAATGGAAAAGAAGGGGATACACCCAAGCATTGTTACATTTAATACGGTAATTAATGGATTATGCAAATTTGGGAGGACTGCTGAGGCTGAGAAGATCTCAAGGGGCGTATCTGGAGATACCATTACATATAGTACGTTGCTACGTGGGTAtattgaggaagaagatatatctgGGATGTTAGAAACCCAGAGGAGATTGGAGGAAGCTGGAGTGTATATAGATGTTGTTATGTGTAATATACTTATTAAAGCACTATTCATGGTGGGGGCAATTGAGGATGCTTACACACTGTACAAGGGAATGCCAG AGGGTTTGACTGCATATTCCATTACATACTGTACAATGATTGATGTATACTGTAAAATTGGTAGAATTGATGACGGATTAGAGATATTTGATGACTTTAGAGTGACACCACTTTCCTCAGTTGCGTGTTATAATTGTATTATAAATTGGCTGTGCAAGCAGGGAATGGCTGATATGGCCACAGAGGTGTTTATTGAACTTGATCAGAAGAGCTTGACTTTGGATGAAGGTATCTCCAAAATGCTTTCAAAGGCAACTTGTAAACAAACAAGTGCAACTAGAGTTCTAAACTTGGTTCACAGAGTGAGAAATTTGAGGCCAGGTATGTATGCTGTTATCAGCAATGGTGTGATCAGTTTCTTGTGCAAGAGAGGGTTTCATAAGTCTGCATTTGAAGTGTATGCAGTGATGA AGGAAGGGTCGGTGGCTACAAGAAACATTTACTATCTAATCTTGGAAGGGTTAATAAATGATGGAAAAGAGTGGCTAACTCTCCCTCTTTTAAGTATCTTTATTAAAGAATACGGACTAGTTGAACCTAAAGTAAGCCAGATTCTTGCTTACCACATGTGCCTGAAGGATGCCAATGATGCTCTCTGGTTTTTAGAAAAGATCACGGGCAGAACTACAGCCATTACTTTGCCTGTTTCTCTTTTTAAGACACTTATGATGAAGGGTAAACCTTTGGTTGCATATCAGCTTTTTATGGAGGCTGAAGATAGTGTTCCTATTCTGGATGCATTTGAT TATGCGCTCATGGTTGATGGCCTTTGCAAGGGAGGATATATTAGTGAGGCGCTAGATCTCTGTGGTGTCGCTAAAACTGAGGGAATCACTCTGAATATTATCACTTATAATTCTGTTATGAATGGATTGTGCCGTCAAGTTCATCTTGTTGATGCATTTCGGCTGTTTGATTCGTTAGAAAGAATTAATTTGGTACCCTCAGAAATCACATATGCTACATTGATTGATGCCCTT GTAAGAGAGGGGTTTCTGCTTGATGCAAAGCAATTATTTGAAAGAATGATGCTTCCATTACCTTTAGCGAGGCACCAGATATCGTGCGTGCACCTGCAG GTGTTCACTGTTTATTTATCTATGTTGTTCACCATTAATTTGCAAGTTGGAAATGCTGGTATTGTTGATCCGCAAGTCTTAGTTGAGTACATCCAAATATCCAATTGA